CAAAAATAGTTTTGAATATGATGCGTATTTTGAGTATCCTAAAGCAGGACAGATTGACTTAAATGACATTTACTATGCTAATCAAGGTATAAATCCGTACACAAAAGATACAAAGATGGTATTTCCGTTTGAGGTAGAAAAGTACGGGAAAGTAGACACGCTTGTAAAAGACAATGTTGCAATCAATGCTTTTGATCCGACGTTTGCGAATCCTCCTGGACCTGATGTGACCTATTTTGAGCGTATACATGGACTTGGAATAGCACGTGTGGATCATTACTTGTTAAAGGACAACAAACTGTACCTTAAAATGCAGCCTGATCCTTTAATGAAACCTGTGCCTTTTATTGGACGGAAAGATACTCAAATAGACAATAAACTTGAATATGATGTAGACCATCAGGTTTATCCTTACTAGAAAGCAGGAGTACTTAATGTATTCCTGCTTTTGTTTTTTTAGGATCATAGGCGGGAATCCTCTCCAATTCATTGGAGAGATGAAAGCCGTTTTTTTATTATTACAATACCATGTGTAGAATCATAATGAATATAGATATTGAATATAAGTGAAAAATATAGTATACTATATGTATGGAAAAGAATAACTTAATTCATGCAAGGACATGTGTATACAATGTTAATTATCACATCGTTTGGTCTACAAAATATAGAAAGGAGGTATTGACTGAAGATATACAAGAATATCTCAAATCGTTGTTTGGTGAAATAGCAAATGACAAGGGATTTATAATAGCTTCAATGGAAATAATGCCAGACCATGTACATGTATTTGTATCCGCACATCCGCAAGTAGCACCTTCATACATTGTTAAAATGCTTAAAGGAATAAGTGCCAGAAGAACATTAATGAAGTATCCTGAACTGACAAAACAATTATGGAAAGGACATCTTTGGAATTCATCATTCTATATCGAAACAATTGGTTCCATATCTGAAGATGTAATAAAAAAATACATTGAACATCAAAAGACAAGGGGGTGAAATGATATGAGTGCAAAAACTAAAAGTGTATTTTTGTATGGTAAACCTACCAATATAAAATTAACTGAAATATTAACTATGCAAAAACTGTATACCCAACTTGTTAATACTTACATTGACCTTTTAATTAATAATAAAAATTTATACTTAACAATTTTTCTTAACAATAAAAAAGATAGTGAGATACGTCAATTCGAAAAAAATCAGCGAAATAAGTGTGGATTAAATTATCTTGGTTCGGCTTTGGGACAAAA
This portion of the Thermoanaerobacterium sp. RBIITD genome encodes:
- the tnpA gene encoding IS200/IS605 family transposase; translation: MEKNNLIHARTCVYNVNYHIVWSTKYRKEVLTEDIQEYLKSLFGEIANDKGFIIASMEIMPDHVHVFVSAHPQVAPSYIVKMLKGISARRTLMKYPELTKQLWKGHLWNSSFYIETIGSISEDVIKKYIEHQKTRG